In Aquimarina spinulae, a single window of DNA contains:
- a CDS encoding DUF3995 domain-containing protein, giving the protein MDYPFYFYTQSFGDFKYVGFFKRIKQTKFGRLDTMFFSPLCLIIGSIRLIIALTK; this is encoded by the coding sequence ATGGATTATCCCTTCTATTTTTATACTCAGAGCTTTGGGGATTTTAAATATGTTGGATTTTTTAAACGAATAAAACAAACAAAATTTGGTAGATTAGACACTATGTTTTTTTCTCCATTATGTCTAATTATAGGATCAATCCGACTGATAATAGCCTTAACAAAGTAA
- a CDS encoding TetR/AcrR family transcriptional regulator, translating into MNQKIKSKETQNLIINSAFELFYKHGYNKTSIPEIIKGTGLSKGAFYHHFNSKKNIGEKVIDLTVRKRVYERMVAPLKNPDNTPVIPLLCDVFIKRIEGYSDLEKDLGCPANNLINEIGYSENSFRDMLRDIIDHWQKIMVNLLEQGKIKDEIRKNVDTSATAIFLISAFEGVRGIRKVYNNDKILDEYLIAVKSYIEQLA; encoded by the coding sequence ATGAATCAAAAAATTAAATCCAAAGAAACTCAAAATTTGATCATTAATAGCGCTTTTGAACTATTCTACAAGCATGGTTATAACAAGACTAGTATTCCTGAAATCATAAAAGGCACAGGACTTTCTAAAGGTGCTTTTTATCATCATTTTAACAGCAAGAAAAATATTGGAGAAAAAGTAATTGATCTTACGGTGAGAAAAAGGGTTTATGAAAGAATGGTTGCGCCTCTCAAAAATCCGGATAACACACCTGTAATACCATTGCTATGTGATGTCTTTATCAAGCGTATAGAGGGTTATTCTGATTTGGAAAAAGATTTAGGTTGCCCCGCAAATAACCTAATCAATGAAATTGGGTATTCAGAAAATTCATTCAGGGACATGCTTAGAGATATAATTGATCATTGGCAGAAGATTATGGTCAACCTATTAGAGCAAGGCAAAATTAAAGATGAAATTAGAAAAAATGTTGACACATCGGCAACAGCCATTTTTCTGATAAGTGCTTTTGAAGGAGTAAGAGGTATTAGAAAAGTATATAATAATGATAAAATATTAGACGAATACCTTATAGCTGTAAAAAGTTATATTGAGCAATTAGCATAA
- a CDS encoding AraC family transcriptional regulator: MKALPFKIPKSSTDTLIVQEDKEVVFYDKFHQHEEIQISIIISGEGSLIVGDTITDYKANDILIFGSNVPHVLKSASSPVKSYMISLFFTKESFGNLFFKLPEFNELSGFFRNSVYGIRVFSKKEKLKKQFLKIVEKKEKLDRFTIFLKILKILKTSKTKTISSFISKRAYTDNEGKRMAKVFQVVMNEFNRDFSLKEVADLANMTPNAFCRYFKQRTNKTFFQFLIEVRIENACRLISRELDITISEVSYRSGFKNLSNFNRKFKEIKGMTPSDYKKRLHEPSFG; the protein is encoded by the coding sequence ATGAAAGCATTACCTTTTAAAATACCAAAATCCTCGACCGACACTTTGATTGTTCAGGAAGATAAGGAAGTTGTCTTTTATGATAAATTTCATCAACATGAGGAGATACAGATATCAATTATAATATCGGGAGAAGGGAGTTTAATTGTTGGAGATACGATCACTGATTATAAAGCGAATGATATTTTGATTTTTGGAAGTAATGTTCCTCATGTATTAAAAAGTGCCTCTTCTCCTGTAAAGTCATATATGATTTCTCTTTTTTTTACCAAAGAATCTTTTGGAAATCTATTTTTTAAACTTCCTGAATTTAATGAATTATCGGGATTTTTTAGAAACTCGGTATATGGGATTAGGGTGTTTTCTAAAAAAGAAAAATTAAAAAAACAGTTTTTGAAAATTGTTGAGAAAAAAGAAAAATTAGATCGTTTTACCATTTTTTTGAAGATCTTAAAAATACTGAAAACATCAAAGACCAAAACCATATCATCGTTCATTTCAAAAAGAGCATATACCGATAATGAAGGAAAAAGAATGGCTAAAGTTTTTCAGGTGGTGATGAATGAGTTTAATAGAGATTTTTCGCTGAAAGAAGTTGCTGATCTAGCAAATATGACACCTAATGCTTTTTGTCGATATTTTAAGCAACGAACCAATAAAACCTTCTTTCAGTTTTTGATCGAGGTACGAATTGAGAATGCATGTAGGTTAATATCGAGAGAATTGGATATCACTATTTCTGAAGTTTCTTATCGGAGTGGCTTTAAAAACCTCTCTAATTTTAATAGAAAATTTAAGGAAATAAAAGGGATGACTCCTTCTGATTATAAAAAGAGATTACATGAGCCAAGTTTTGGTTAA
- a CDS encoding MarR family winged helix-turn-helix transcriptional regulator, producing MIENNDIIDILVAEWKQERPELDVEAMQVIGRIIKLGKILEKSASHALLDSGIHYTDLDVLATIRRSGKPYALPPKQLMKSVLITSGAMTALLDRLTKLELIYRAPDIKDGRIKLAGLTKKGMKIIDEAIKIRFSEAKSTVKVFNKTEHATLSKLLKKLLLSLESEDKIS from the coding sequence ATGATAGAAAATAATGACATTATAGATATCCTAGTAGCTGAGTGGAAGCAAGAGAGGCCAGAACTAGATGTAGAGGCAATGCAGGTAATAGGACGTATTATAAAACTGGGCAAAATTCTTGAAAAAAGTGCAAGCCATGCATTGTTAGATAGTGGTATTCATTATACCGATTTAGATGTTTTAGCCACGATAAGACGTTCTGGAAAACCTTATGCATTGCCTCCAAAACAATTAATGAAATCAGTTTTAATAACTTCTGGTGCTATGACGGCATTATTAGATAGATTAACAAAATTAGAATTAATTTATAGGGCTCCGGATATAAAAGATGGTCGAATAAAATTGGCCGGATTAACAAAAAAAGGAATGAAAATTATAGATGAAGCTATAAAAATAAGATTTAGTGAAGCAAAATCAACTGTAAAAGTTTTTAATAAAACCGAACATGCGACACTTTCGAAGTTGCTCAAAAAATTGTTATTATCATTAGAATCAGAAGATAAGATATCCTAA
- a CDS encoding GNAT family N-acetyltransferase, which translates to MQLNDISIRTTIKPGDLGYIIYRHGKIYGEEYNYGVAFETYVGEGMHEFYKNYNPEMDRVWICEHNDKIVGFVLLMHRENKTAQLRYFYLEPAYRGLGLGKKLMSLFMDFFYKKGYQSAYLWTTHELSAAASLYTKHGFKLTESKKSIAFEKPLIENRYDLSTTP; encoded by the coding sequence ATGCAGCTTAATGACATTTCTATCAGAACGACTATCAAACCTGGTGACCTGGGGTATATCATTTATCGTCATGGTAAAATATATGGAGAAGAGTATAACTACGGAGTAGCATTCGAAACCTATGTGGGGGAGGGAATGCATGAGTTTTATAAAAATTACAATCCCGAAATGGATAGAGTCTGGATATGTGAGCATAATGACAAGATTGTAGGTTTTGTTTTATTGATGCACAGAGAGAATAAAACCGCTCAACTTCGATATTTCTACCTCGAACCTGCATATCGAGGGTTAGGACTTGGAAAAAAATTAATGTCTCTTTTTATGGATTTCTTTTATAAAAAAGGGTATCAATCTGCCTATCTATGGACAACTCATGAATTATCTGCTGCCGCTTCGCTTTATACAAAACACGGGTTTAAATTAACAGAGTCAAAAAAATCAATTGCTTTTGAGAAACCTTTGATAGAAAATCGCTATGATTTGTCGACTACACCTTGA
- a CDS encoding dihydrodipicolinate synthase family protein, with protein MVIDWKGVMPAVTTKFTKDDTLDLEMFEININAQLKAGVHGIILGGTLGEASTLSDDEKRILVRTTVDIVKNKVPVIINIAEQTTKGAIEAAKKAKEDGASGLMMLPPMRYKAGDRETVVYFKEVAKSTDLPIMIYNNPVDYKIEVSLDMFEELLALDNIQAVKESTRDISNITRIKNRFGDRLKILSGVDTLALESLLMGADGWVAGLVDAFPEETVAIYELQKAGRIKEAIAIYRWFLPLLELDINPKLVQNIKLAEVATGIGTEYVRPPRLPLVGDERKKVLEIIETGLKTRPQLPKYKNIELID; from the coding sequence ATGGTAATAGATTGGAAAGGTGTAATGCCTGCAGTGACTACAAAATTCACAAAAGACGATACACTAGACTTAGAAATGTTTGAAATTAATATCAATGCACAACTTAAAGCCGGAGTTCACGGAATTATATTGGGCGGGACCTTAGGCGAGGCAAGTACATTAAGTGATGACGAAAAAAGAATTTTGGTTAGAACCACAGTTGATATCGTTAAAAACAAAGTTCCAGTTATTATTAATATTGCAGAACAAACTACAAAAGGTGCTATCGAAGCTGCAAAAAAAGCAAAAGAAGATGGAGCTAGTGGTTTGATGATGCTCCCACCAATGCGATATAAAGCAGGAGATCGAGAAACTGTAGTGTATTTTAAAGAGGTAGCTAAAAGTACTGATCTACCCATAATGATTTACAACAATCCTGTTGACTATAAGATAGAAGTCTCTTTGGATATGTTCGAAGAGTTATTAGCACTGGATAATATACAGGCAGTAAAAGAATCTACAAGAGATATTTCTAATATAACACGAATTAAAAATCGCTTTGGTGATAGATTAAAAATTCTAAGTGGAGTAGATACATTAGCTCTCGAAAGTTTATTGATGGGTGCCGATGGCTGGGTTGCAGGACTAGTAGATGCTTTCCCAGAAGAAACTGTAGCTATTTATGAGCTTCAGAAAGCTGGTCGGATTAAAGAAGCTATAGCAATCTATCGTTGGTTTTTACCTTTGCTGGAGTTAGACATAAACCCTAAATTAGTACAAAATATAAAACTGGCAGAAGTAGCTACCGGAATCGGCACAGAGTATGTGCGCCCACCCAGGCTACCACTCGTTGGAGATGAACGTAAAAAAGTATTAGAAATTATTGAAACTGGCCTAAAAACAAGACCACAATTACCCAAATACAAAAACATCGAATTAATAGATTAA
- a CDS encoding MutS-related protein translates to MNDPQQFYKEQISLHTVSLKKIKKQLTISSTIRLFVFLAIVAGIYFGYPNTQIIIGSIVIGTAAFIFLVNRHTDLSYSKNKLQKLIDINTLELDVFKGDVTNLTPGKEYIDATHPYSHDIDLFGEQSFFQYANRTTTLAGKNKLATILSANAIDHIEKKQEAIKNVSELPEWRQEFSAIASLVNVSVSVSLIQKWLQNYSAFVPKIMRILPAIVSGISLILLTLLFLDIITFTMFLVWFFIGLGITGTQLKKINKLYSNANKVKDTFEQYYKLVDKIEHANFEAVLLQEKQQLVISEREKASQTLKQFASILNAFDQRNNMMFGVLANGLLLWDILQSYRIEQWIAKNHNKVAQWFEVIAFFDAYNSLGNFTFNHPDYIYPKITSNNSILKAKELGHPMLNTHKRIDNDITVDKEQFLIITGANMAGKSTFLRTVALQIVMSNIGLPICAKSCEYRPIKLISSMRTSDSLSDDASYFFSELTQLKKIVNALEKDEYFIILDEILKGTNSKDKAAGSRKFVEKLVKAKATGIIATHDLSLCEIASELRQVENRFFDAQIVNDELFFDYKFKDGVCQNMNASFLLKKMGIV, encoded by the coding sequence ATGAACGACCCACAACAATTTTATAAAGAGCAAATTTCTCTTCATACTGTATCGCTAAAAAAAATAAAAAAACAACTCACCATCTCTAGTACCATACGTCTGTTTGTTTTTTTGGCAATAGTAGCCGGCATATATTTTGGGTACCCTAATACCCAGATTATCATTGGTAGTATTGTTATAGGGACTGCTGCTTTTATATTTTTAGTAAACCGACATACTGATCTCTCGTATTCTAAAAATAAACTGCAAAAACTAATTGATATCAATACACTGGAGCTTGACGTTTTTAAAGGAGACGTAACCAACCTTACTCCAGGAAAAGAGTATATCGATGCTACACATCCTTATAGTCATGATATCGATCTGTTTGGAGAGCAATCTTTTTTTCAATATGCCAACCGTACAACTACTCTGGCTGGAAAAAATAAACTAGCAACCATACTTAGCGCCAATGCTATAGATCATATTGAGAAAAAACAAGAGGCTATAAAAAATGTCTCAGAACTCCCCGAATGGAGACAAGAATTTAGTGCCATTGCATCACTGGTTAATGTAAGTGTTTCTGTTTCTTTAATACAAAAGTGGTTGCAAAATTACAGCGCTTTTGTTCCCAAAATTATGCGTATACTTCCTGCAATAGTCTCTGGTATTTCGTTGATATTATTAACATTACTATTTCTGGATATAATCACTTTTACTATGTTTTTGGTTTGGTTTTTTATTGGCTTGGGGATAACCGGGACACAGCTTAAAAAAATCAACAAGCTATATAGCAATGCCAATAAAGTAAAAGATACCTTTGAACAGTATTATAAGCTCGTAGATAAAATTGAACATGCAAATTTTGAGGCTGTCTTATTACAAGAAAAGCAACAATTGGTAATTAGCGAACGAGAAAAAGCTTCGCAAACCCTAAAACAGTTTGCCAGTATTCTAAATGCCTTTGATCAACGTAATAATATGATGTTCGGGGTTCTTGCCAACGGATTACTATTATGGGATATTCTACAGAGTTATCGTATCGAACAATGGATCGCCAAAAATCATAATAAAGTAGCACAATGGTTCGAGGTTATTGCCTTTTTTGATGCTTATAATTCTCTTGGAAACTTTACTTTTAATCACCCCGACTATATATATCCAAAGATAACATCAAACAATAGTATACTCAAAGCCAAAGAGCTGGGTCACCCTATGCTTAATACTCATAAAAGAATAGATAATGACATTACGGTAGACAAAGAGCAGTTTTTAATCATCACAGGAGCTAATATGGCTGGGAAAAGTACGTTTTTGCGTACCGTTGCTTTACAAATTGTGATGTCGAACATAGGATTGCCCATTTGTGCAAAATCATGCGAATATCGTCCTATCAAATTGATTAGTAGCATGAGAACATCAGACTCATTAAGTGATGATGCCTCTTATTTCTTTTCAGAATTAACACAACTTAAAAAAATTGTAAATGCCCTGGAAAAAGATGAGTACTTTATCATCCTCGATGAAATCCTAAAAGGTACCAATAGTAAAGACAAAGCAGCAGGATCCCGTAAATTTGTAGAAAAACTGGTTAAGGCAAAAGCAACAGGTATTATAGCAACCCATGATCTAAGTCTTTGTGAAATTGCATCAGAATTACGTCAAGTAGAAAACCGTTTTTTTGATGCTCAAATTGTAAATGACGAGTTATTCTTTGATTATAAATTTAAAGATGGAGTTTGCCAGAACATGAATGCTTCATTCTTATTAAAGAAAATGGGGATTGTGTGA
- a CDS encoding MarR family winged helix-turn-helix transcriptional regulator, which yields MENIVNKIRRFNRFYTRVIGVINNHILESQYSLSEVRVMYEIYHNPKITARQIKEIIEVDEGYLSRLIKKLVKLNIINKIKSQDDYRISYLNLTENGKKIFLTLNQRSSDAISEIIQHLNKKEQEELILLYEKIEILLTKKEN from the coding sequence ATGGAAAACATAGTCAACAAAATTCGAAGATTTAATCGCTTTTATACCAGAGTTATAGGGGTAATTAATAATCACATATTAGAAAGTCAATATTCACTTTCTGAGGTTCGTGTTATGTACGAAATTTATCATAATCCTAAAATTACAGCTCGACAAATAAAAGAGATTATTGAGGTCGACGAGGGCTACTTAAGTCGCTTAATAAAAAAATTGGTTAAACTAAACATCATCAATAAAATAAAATCGCAAGACGATTATAGGATATCGTACTTAAATCTCACAGAAAATGGTAAAAAAATATTTTTAACCCTTAATCAACGCTCATCAGATGCTATTTCTGAGATCATCCAACATCTTAACAAAAAAGAGCAGGAAGAATTAATTCTATTGTATGAAAAAATAGAAATTTTACTAACGAAAAAAGAAAATTAA
- a CDS encoding aldehyde dehydrogenase (NADP(+)) has protein sequence MITGKNYIGNQLSAIGNKTYTTFNPKLNIENEHTFFEASEEEIEKAVSLASEAFEIFGKVSGAKKAEFLNAIADEILALDDLLIETYRSETGLPEGRAKGERGRTIGQLRTFADLVADGSWVEASIDTANLDRSPIPKQDIRKMLVPLGPVVVFGASNFPLAYSTAGGDTAAAFAAGCPVIVKSHPMHAGTGELVSAAIIKAATKTGMPNGVFSNLNSSGIEVGVKLVEHPAVKAVGFTGSIRGGRALFDLASKRPEPIPVFAEMGSINPVVLLPEATITKGVDLAKTYAKSITVGAGQFCTNPGLLIGIKGEALTNFITALSEEIVKIEPSCMLHPNIIGNFERNKTNALQQNGLSVTAELDSDIAVNYARQTVTTVEGKTFLENTTLHQEVFGPFSMVVQCKDVEQLETIINTLEGQLTGTIIAENEEALQYNTVIDALQNRVGRIIFNGVPTGVEVCPSMLHGGPYPASTDSRFTAVGIHSIKRWVRPFSYQSWPNNLLPNELKNENPLGISRLINGKHTDSKI, from the coding sequence ATGATAACAGGTAAAAACTATATAGGAAATCAGCTCTCGGCTATAGGAAATAAAACCTACACAACTTTTAATCCTAAGTTGAATATTGAAAATGAACATACATTTTTTGAAGCTTCGGAAGAAGAAATCGAAAAAGCTGTATCATTAGCTTCAGAAGCTTTTGAAATTTTCGGAAAGGTTTCTGGTGCTAAAAAAGCAGAATTTTTAAATGCAATTGCCGATGAGATTCTGGCTTTAGATGATCTTCTAATAGAAACATACAGATCAGAGACTGGGTTACCAGAAGGAAGAGCAAAAGGTGAAAGAGGTAGAACCATAGGGCAATTAAGAACTTTTGCTGATCTGGTAGCCGATGGCTCTTGGGTAGAAGCTTCTATAGATACTGCCAATTTGGATCGCAGTCCTATTCCTAAGCAGGATATTCGTAAAATGCTCGTTCCTCTAGGACCTGTTGTTGTTTTTGGAGCAAGTAATTTTCCTCTAGCCTACTCTACAGCTGGAGGTGATACCGCCGCTGCATTTGCCGCAGGATGTCCTGTGATTGTAAAATCACACCCAATGCATGCAGGAACCGGAGAATTAGTATCTGCTGCAATTATCAAAGCTGCCACAAAAACAGGAATGCCAAATGGAGTATTCTCTAATCTTAATAGTTCAGGAATTGAAGTAGGTGTTAAATTAGTAGAACATCCCGCAGTAAAAGCAGTTGGTTTTACAGGAAGTATTAGAGGAGGTAGAGCACTATTTGATTTGGCTTCAAAACGACCAGAACCAATCCCGGTATTTGCAGAAATGGGGAGTATAAACCCTGTAGTCCTATTACCCGAAGCAACAATTACCAAAGGAGTCGATTTAGCTAAAACCTATGCAAAATCAATAACAGTAGGAGCCGGACAGTTTTGTACAAACCCTGGTTTGCTTATCGGTATTAAAGGAGAAGCCTTAACTAATTTTATAACAGCACTTTCTGAAGAAATTGTGAAAATTGAACCTTCATGTATGTTGCATCCCAACATTATTGGAAATTTTGAAAGAAACAAAACAAATGCATTGCAACAAAATGGATTATCTGTCACCGCAGAGCTTGATAGTGATATTGCCGTGAATTATGCAAGACAAACAGTTACCACAGTAGAAGGAAAAACATTTTTAGAAAACACAACCTTACATCAAGAAGTATTTGGGCCATTCTCTATGGTTGTGCAATGTAAAGATGTTGAACAATTAGAAACTATAATTAATACCTTAGAAGGGCAACTTACAGGGACTATTATTGCAGAGAATGAAGAAGCACTACAATACAATACAGTAATTGATGCATTACAAAACAGGGTAGGAAGAATTATATTTAATGGTGTTCCTACAGGAGTAGAAGTATGCCCTTCTATGTTACATGGTGGTCCATATCCTGCCTCAACAGATAGTAGATTTACAGCAGTTGGTATTCATTCTATTAAACGTTGGGTACGTCCATTTAGCTACCAAAGTTGGCCAAATAATTTATTACCAAACGAACTTAAGAATGAAAACCCTCTAGGGATTTCCAGGTTAATAAATGGTAAGCATACAGATTCTAAAATCTAA
- a CDS encoding MmcQ/YjbR family DNA-binding protein has translation MNIEAFREYCLSKKGVTEEFPFDESTLVFKVMGKMFALTGLNRMPFSVNLKCDPDRAIELREYHPEITPGYHMSKKHWNTVNFSGSLPTNMILELINHSYDLVVSGLTKKVKQELENL, from the coding sequence ATGAACATCGAAGCATTTAGAGAATATTGTTTATCAAAAAAAGGAGTTACAGAAGAATTCCCTTTTGATGAAAGCACCTTGGTTTTTAAAGTAATGGGTAAAATGTTTGCTTTAACAGGGTTAAATCGAATGCCTTTTAGTGTAAACTTAAAATGTGATCCTGATCGTGCTATCGAACTTCGCGAATATCACCCAGAAATAACTCCAGGATACCATATGAGTAAAAAACATTGGAATACTGTTAACTTTTCTGGTAGTTTACCTACTAATATGATACTCGAATTAATCAATCACTCTTATGACCTAGTAGTAAGTGGTTTGACCAAAAAGGTAAAACAAGAATTAGAAAATCTTTAA
- a CDS encoding threonine/serine dehydratase, producing the protein MQKENLIQTHQRIEPYIHKTPVFSSQLIDEIAGATLYFKCENFQKTGAFKMRGATNAIMQLTEEQKQKGVVTHSSGNFAQALSLAAQKLGIKAFIVMPSNAPQVKKDAVKGYQGNIIECEPTLVARENTAKEISQKEGATFVHPYNDINVILGQGTACKELLEKQPDLDYVFTPVGGGGLIAGTALSALHFGNDCTVIGGEPFEVDDAYRSLQSGVIESNLTTNTIADGLRVQLGDKNFPIIQQYVKKITRVTEEEIVEAMRLIWERLKIVSEPSSAVALAAMLKEKNSFKNKKIGIIISGGNVDLNQLPFSL; encoded by the coding sequence ATGCAAAAAGAAAACCTGATTCAAACCCACCAAAGAATTGAGCCATATATCCATAAAACACCTGTGTTTAGCTCTCAATTAATTGATGAAATAGCAGGAGCAACTCTTTATTTTAAATGTGAAAACTTTCAAAAAACAGGAGCGTTTAAAATGAGAGGAGCTACAAATGCAATTATGCAACTTACCGAGGAACAGAAACAAAAAGGTGTCGTTACGCATTCTTCTGGGAATTTTGCACAGGCACTTTCTCTTGCCGCTCAAAAATTAGGTATCAAAGCATTTATAGTAATGCCCTCTAACGCTCCTCAAGTTAAAAAAGATGCGGTTAAAGGCTATCAAGGAAATATCATCGAATGCGAACCTACACTAGTAGCACGAGAAAATACAGCTAAAGAAATCTCACAAAAAGAAGGAGCCACTTTTGTGCACCCCTATAACGATATTAACGTTATCCTGGGACAAGGAACAGCTTGTAAAGAACTATTAGAAAAACAACCTGATTTAGATTATGTATTTACACCAGTTGGTGGCGGAGGCTTAATTGCAGGAACAGCTTTATCTGCTCTTCATTTTGGAAATGATTGTACTGTAATCGGAGGAGAACCTTTTGAAGTTGATGATGCATATCGATCTTTACAAAGCGGAGTTATCGAGTCTAATTTGACCACAAATACTATTGCAGATGGGCTTAGAGTACAATTAGGAGATAAAAATTTTCCTATAATCCAGCAATATGTAAAAAAGATAACGCGAGTTACAGAAGAAGAAATTGTAGAGGCCATGAGACTAATTTGGGAACGCTTAAAAATTGTTTCAGAACCATCTTCTGCTGTAGCCTTGGCTGCCATGCTAAAAGAGAAAAATAGTTTTAAAAATAAGAAAATAGGTATTATTATTTCAGGAGGAAATGTAGATTTAAACCAACTACCTTTTAGCCTTTAA
- a CDS encoding cupin domain-containing protein, whose product MKLIEKFKDITGYFSPKIIGEVNDTYIKLAKIKGDKVPWHNHEHEDELFYIIEGSLLFEVEGQDSFIMNQGDLFIVKRGINHRVSSTEECKIMLIENKTTAHTGKVKSEITKNIQEQQLES is encoded by the coding sequence ATGAAACTTATAGAAAAATTTAAAGACATTACAGGTTACTTTTCTCCAAAAATAATTGGAGAAGTTAATGATACTTATATTAAGCTAGCAAAAATAAAAGGTGACAAAGTACCCTGGCATAATCATGAGCATGAAGACGAACTCTTCTACATTATCGAAGGAAGCCTTCTTTTTGAAGTAGAAGGACAAGACTCTTTTATCATGAATCAAGGAGACCTGTTTATTGTAAAGCGTGGTATTAATCATAGAGTTTCTTCAACAGAGGAATGTAAAATTATGCTAATAGAAAACAAAACGACAGCACATACAGGAAAAGTAAAATCCGAAATCACCAAAAATATCCAAGAACAACAATTAGAATCATGA
- a CDS encoding GNAT family N-acetyltransferase: protein MSIIISTDKEKLDINFIHEFLTRSYWATGRTKEQVKTTIEHSMCFGIYLDQKQIGFTRVLTDYVVYAYLMDVFIIEQQQGNGYAKQLMQVIMDHPELQVIRRWMLLTKDAHKLYQQFGFDNIDNPSWVMGKLNI from the coding sequence ATGAGTATAATTATTTCTACAGATAAAGAGAAATTAGATATCAATTTTATCCATGAGTTTTTAACTCGCTCGTATTGGGCAACAGGAAGAACTAAAGAACAAGTAAAAACCACTATCGAACATTCGATGTGTTTTGGGATATATCTCGATCAAAAACAAATCGGCTTTACAAGGGTGTTAACCGATTATGTAGTATATGCATACTTAATGGATGTATTTATCATAGAACAGCAACAAGGAAATGGATATGCTAAGCAATTAATGCAAGTAATTATGGATCATCCCGAACTACAAGTCATTCGAAGATGGATGCTACTTACAAAAGATGCTCATAAACTATATCAACAATTTGGGTTTGATAATATAGATAACCCTTCGTGGGTGATGGGAAAATTAAATATATAA
- a CDS encoding OsmC family protein, whose product MEAIRITLEQISNTAMKLNNDTIKVIVDRPISQGGGGNGLMGGQYLLTGIGGCFCSTFFAAAQSRSFEIEGFQVDVIATKSEDLPKRFTDIRLDVSYKRCSDPVVFKKLLRIAEMGCISINTIKEGMGFKVHQK is encoded by the coding sequence ATGGAAGCAATTCGAATAACACTAGAACAAATATCAAATACAGCAATGAAATTAAACAATGACACCATAAAAGTTATTGTAGATCGGCCTATAAGTCAAGGAGGTGGTGGCAATGGGTTAATGGGAGGTCAATACTTATTGACAGGTATTGGCGGCTGTTTTTGTAGTACATTTTTTGCTGCAGCACAATCTAGAAGTTTCGAAATTGAAGGATTTCAGGTTGATGTTATCGCAACTAAAAGTGAAGACTTACCCAAACGTTTTACAGATATACGCCTTGATGTATCTTATAAAAGATGCAGTGATCCAGTAGTTTTTAAAAAGTTACTCAGAATTGCAGAAATGGGTTGTATATCAATTAATACCATTAAAGAAGGAATGGGGTTTAAAGTACATCAAAAATGA
- a CDS encoding RidA family protein has translation MQIVNHPNIPASNGHYSQCVEHNGILYLSGQLPINPLTRDIPETIEEQTDVALKNVETILIEAGSSRKMVLQARIYISSIKLWAKVNDI, from the coding sequence ATGCAAATTGTAAATCACCCTAATATACCTGCTAGTAATGGTCATTATTCCCAATGCGTAGAACATAATGGTATTTTGTATTTATCGGGGCAACTTCCTATAAATCCATTAACCAGAGATATTCCAGAAACAATAGAAGAACAAACAGATGTAGCATTAAAAAATGTAGAAACTATACTAATAGAAGCTGGAAGTTCTAGAAAGATGGTGTTACAAGCACGCATTTACATCTCTAGTATTAAGTTATGGGCAAAAGTAAACGATATATAG